One Succinispira mobilis DSM 6222 genomic window carries:
- a CDS encoding dynamin family protein — MDNFTRFLIELLPKPEIEEKEDFLILRFIAKKSIPEKLKSYAPPNFPELYFNFMHEFTKFTQYKTMNSLVGKNIVVLAGAFNSGKTSFLNQLLQTNLLPHSTTANATIPTYILQGQESYLAIGIFGNSITLAPTEFETIRATLQDNYQKNIQQLLCHTIISTPKQPFEHLAFLDTPGYALPNNPNFTENTDSQKTLAQLNSADIVLWFVEAHEQGISRSDLLLLKNLRPQSKLMILVNKSDSVALEKLLKIKATIADKLAQENIDHIGILAVSSFKPQAFENAQLLKQLQRLNKYQYQQSFNDNFLAFFSACLNFYQTQQASLRKKIQKLKYILRLSQDLTVQQELQALIAEKENLLLAIINQQTYCTKLQKVFFQRLRIAAISFGLYLPELSNLDPVQTKLSQDILNILQEYKRLTPAQTDTNSAEFKQLLQENLANIYNKFATQHLGNSLYVHYLFEELFIKRPIAVNYLDQQLRLGNFSEYAKEFSGLVRKVFRGTNDEL, encoded by the coding sequence ATGGATAACTTTACGCGCTTTCTAATTGAACTCTTACCTAAACCAGAAATCGAAGAAAAAGAAGATTTCCTAATCCTCCGTTTTATTGCTAAAAAAAGTATTCCTGAAAAATTAAAAAGTTATGCGCCACCCAATTTCCCAGAATTATATTTCAATTTTATGCATGAATTCACGAAATTCACACAGTATAAAACTATGAATTCCCTCGTTGGTAAAAATATCGTGGTCTTGGCCGGAGCCTTTAATTCTGGTAAAACTAGCTTTCTTAACCAGCTTTTGCAAACCAATCTCTTGCCACATTCCACAACCGCTAATGCCACTATTCCCACCTACATACTCCAAGGCCAGGAATCTTATTTAGCAATTGGAATTTTCGGCAATAGCATTACACTTGCCCCTACCGAGTTCGAAACAATCCGCGCAACCCTCCAAGATAATTATCAAAAAAATATTCAGCAATTACTTTGTCACACTATTATCAGCACTCCTAAACAACCTTTTGAGCACCTAGCTTTTCTTGATACTCCTGGCTATGCCTTACCGAATAATCCTAACTTTACAGAAAATACCGATAGCCAAAAAACTTTAGCGCAGTTAAATTCTGCCGATATTGTGCTTTGGTTTGTAGAAGCTCACGAGCAAGGAATTTCCCGTTCCGACCTGCTCTTGCTGAAAAACTTGCGGCCCCAAAGTAAGTTGATGATTTTAGTTAATAAAAGTGATAGCGTGGCTTTAGAGAAGCTTCTAAAAATTAAAGCTACTATTGCCGATAAACTCGCCCAAGAAAATATTGACCATATTGGTATTTTGGCTGTTTCGAGCTTTAAACCACAGGCTTTCGAAAATGCTCAGCTCCTAAAACAATTACAACGTTTGAATAAATACCAATATCAACAATCTTTTAATGATAATTTCTTGGCCTTTTTTTCCGCCTGCCTTAATTTTTATCAAACGCAACAAGCCTCTTTGCGCAAAAAAATCCAAAAATTAAAATATATCCTCCGCCTCAGCCAAGATTTAACTGTCCAACAAGAACTCCAAGCGCTCATTGCCGAAAAAGAAAATTTACTCTTGGCAATTATTAACCAACAAACTTACTGCACGAAATTACAAAAAGTTTTCTTTCAGCGTTTACGAATTGCCGCTATCAGTTTCGGCTTATACTTACCAGAATTAAGCAACTTAGATCCCGTCCAAACTAAACTTAGCCAAGATATTCTCAACATTTTACAAGAATATAAACGCCTAACCCCAGCGCAAACGGACACGAATAGTGCTGAATTTAAACAGCTTTTGCAAGAAAATCTCGCTAATATTTATAATAAATTTGCCACGCAGCATTTAGGCAATAGTCTCTATGTTCATTATCTCTTTGAAGAGCTGTTTATCAAGCGCCCCATTGCTGTAAACTATCTTGATCAACAACTACGTCTTGGTAATTTTTCTGAATATGCAAAGGAATTTTCTGGTCTAGTCCGGAAAGTTTTTCGAGGTACTAATGATGAATTATAA
- the serS gene encoding serine--tRNA ligase — protein MLDIKFVRENLDCVQEALKARNNSLSLENFSQLEQDRRRLLLEVENLKSKRNQVSQDISKMKRNGEDASEQILAMRNVGDEIATIEADLRAVEAQLKEIMYSIPNIPHGSVPVGKDEHDNQQVRAQGTPREFEFPAKPHWEIGEQLGILDFERAGKVSGARFVFYKGLGAKLERAVINFMLDVHTMQHGYTELLPPYIVNKDSMYGTGQLPKFAEDMFKLEGLEYYLIPTAEVPVTNYHRGEILAAEQLPLCYTAYSACFRAEAGSAGRDTRGLIRQHQFNKVELVKFAHPDNSYEELEKLTQNAERILQLLELPYRVMLLCSGDMGFSSAKTYDLEVWLPSANCYREISSCSNFEDFQARRADIKFRRSIKEKAEYLHTLNGSGLAIGRTVSAILENNQQADGSVRIPKALVPYMGGLEVIG, from the coding sequence ATGTTAGATATTAAATTTGTGCGTGAAAACTTAGACTGTGTGCAAGAGGCACTAAAAGCAAGAAACAATAGCTTGAGTTTAGAAAATTTTTCGCAGTTAGAACAAGACCGCCGGCGACTCTTACTTGAGGTAGAAAACCTCAAAAGTAAACGTAACCAAGTTTCACAAGATATTAGCAAAATGAAGCGTAATGGCGAAGATGCTAGTGAACAAATTTTAGCAATGCGTAATGTAGGCGATGAAATTGCTACAATCGAAGCGGATTTAAGAGCAGTAGAGGCGCAACTGAAAGAGATTATGTATAGCATCCCCAACATTCCTCACGGCAGTGTACCAGTTGGAAAAGATGAGCATGACAACCAACAAGTTAGGGCCCAAGGGACACCCAGAGAATTTGAGTTTCCAGCTAAACCACATTGGGAAATTGGTGAACAGCTAGGTATTTTAGATTTTGAACGAGCTGGCAAAGTTTCTGGAGCACGGTTTGTGTTTTATAAAGGCTTAGGCGCTAAATTAGAGCGGGCCGTAATAAACTTTATGCTCGATGTGCATACCATGCAACATGGCTATACAGAATTATTGCCACCTTACATTGTAAATAAAGACAGTATGTATGGGACAGGACAGTTACCTAAGTTTGCCGAAGATATGTTTAAATTAGAAGGCTTAGAATATTATTTAATTCCGACGGCGGAAGTGCCAGTTACCAACTATCATCGGGGCGAGATTTTGGCGGCAGAACAATTACCGCTGTGTTATACAGCTTATAGTGCTTGCTTTAGAGCTGAGGCCGGTTCCGCAGGTCGCGATACCCGCGGCTTGATTCGCCAACATCAATTTAACAAAGTAGAATTAGTTAAATTTGCGCATCCCGATAATTCCTATGAAGAGTTAGAAAAACTTACGCAAAATGCGGAAAGAATTTTACAGTTGTTAGAATTACCTTATCGGGTAATGTTACTTTGTAGTGGAGATATGGGCTTTTCTTCAGCGAAAACCTATGATTTAGAAGTATGGTTACCAAGTGCGAATTGCTATCGGGAAATTTCTTCTTGTTCCAATTTTGAAGATTTCCAAGCACGGCGCGCAGATATTAAATTCCGTCGCTCGATAAAAGAAAAGGCGGAATATCTACATACTTTAAATGGTTCTGGATTGGCGATTGGGCGGACTGTTTCAGCGATTTTGGAAAATAATCAACAAGCTGATGGTAGTGTACGCATTCCGAAAGCACTAGTTCCATATATGGGTGGCTTAGAAGTTATTGGCTAA
- a CDS encoding methyl-accepting chemotaxis protein: protein MNKQTRKLFTSEIKIGKFLKHKFLVLLARGLKKIASIADLWIRALEKKSIKFRLQFLFAVVFIILSCVNLYGMSSLANVNHSNYLLGRTWLPEVAQISQAKALVLEYRSYQYLYLQTIYPADRENIKKTLLKIDQQVNQLLEQNLKLTADLKEQEQTALIKNQWQRYQAKQQELYVVELKNKSEAQAMLIGEMQAILSSIMQTSEKMVEAKLQGAIQAVESGEKLYVRSQLVLVGALIVVWLLASASIWRLVAGINNYLQELVAVADQVADGNLAVQAPVRGNDMLTALALALNKMSHNLQTLVQQIDLNGQDLYLAAGELNQITAATVDRAQKITLSSQAVTQAGSIQERETKAALVSIREITANANQVVDYSDSLLMKVAKVDELATQGSEKLIAAATQATQMAQQVEGTTQIVQQLSASSRLIDNIITNISVIAEQTNLLALNAAIEAARAGEAGRGFAVVAREVRALAEQARQATQEVRQILGTVSQQTEQARISMDSGRQEVLLNVQAVNVASSNFASLKQEAGAIKQEMDLLTGKIKAVTAGNMAFVETNNLLVQTAGTVKAETEEIVGEIAAQNQTIESLENLSAQLQQLTVALQTQVSSFQLEK, encoded by the coding sequence ATGAACAAACAAACTAGAAAATTATTCACCAGCGAAATAAAAATCGGAAAATTTTTAAAGCATAAGTTTTTAGTACTGCTAGCGAGAGGCTTGAAAAAAATTGCCAGTATTGCTGATTTGTGGATTCGAGCCTTAGAGAAAAAATCAATTAAATTTCGCTTGCAGTTTTTATTTGCCGTGGTATTTATAATTTTAAGCTGTGTAAACCTGTATGGAATGAGCAGTTTGGCGAATGTTAATCATAGCAACTATTTGCTCGGGCGAACTTGGTTGCCTGAGGTTGCCCAAATAAGTCAAGCTAAGGCCTTAGTGTTAGAATATCGCAGTTATCAATATTTGTACTTGCAAACTATCTACCCCGCTGACCGTGAAAATATCAAAAAAACTTTATTAAAAATAGATCAGCAGGTTAATCAATTGCTAGAGCAAAACCTGAAATTAACTGCGGATCTTAAAGAACAAGAACAAACGGCCTTAATTAAAAATCAATGGCAGCGGTATCAAGCGAAACAACAAGAGCTTTATGTAGTGGAATTAAAAAATAAATCAGAAGCTCAGGCAATGCTTATTGGCGAGATGCAAGCTATTTTAAGCTCAATTATGCAAACTAGTGAGAAAATGGTTGAAGCCAAACTCCAAGGGGCGATACAAGCCGTAGAAAGCGGCGAAAAACTTTACGTACGTTCGCAATTGGTGCTAGTGGGAGCGTTAATTGTGGTTTGGCTGTTGGCTTCAGCTAGTATTTGGCGGTTGGTCGCAGGCATTAATAATTATTTGCAAGAATTAGTGGCGGTGGCTGATCAGGTGGCTGATGGTAATTTAGCAGTCCAAGCGCCAGTACGTGGCAATGATATGCTGACGGCTTTAGCGTTAGCCTTAAATAAAATGAGCCATAACTTACAAACTTTAGTGCAACAAATAGATCTAAATGGACAAGATTTGTATTTGGCGGCGGGAGAACTTAATCAAATTACGGCAGCAACAGTGGATAGGGCACAAAAAATCACACTCAGTAGTCAAGCTGTGACGCAAGCGGGCAGTATTCAAGAGCGAGAAACCAAGGCGGCTTTAGTGAGTATTAGAGAAATTACGGCTAATGCTAATCAGGTAGTAGATTATAGCGATAGCTTATTAATGAAAGTGGCCAAGGTAGATGAGTTGGCTACTCAAGGTAGTGAAAAATTAATCGCGGCCGCGACGCAAGCAACACAGATGGCGCAACAGGTGGAAGGGACAACCCAAATCGTGCAACAGTTAAGTGCTAGTTCGCGCTTGATTGATAATATCATTACAAACATCAGTGTAATTGCCGAACAAACGAACTTATTAGCGCTTAATGCCGCAATTGAAGCGGCTAGAGCGGGAGAGGCAGGTCGTGGTTTTGCCGTGGTGGCGCGGGAAGTGCGAGCTTTGGCCGAGCAAGCGCGGCAGGCGACCCAAGAAGTGCGGCAAATTTTAGGTACGGTAAGTCAGCAAACTGAACAAGCACGCATAAGTATGGACAGTGGACGCCAGGAAGTATTGTTAAATGTGCAGGCGGTTAATGTAGCTAGTTCTAATTTTGCTTCACTTAAGCAAGAGGCGGGGGCAATAAAACAAGAAATGGACTTACTTACGGGTAAAATTAAAGCGGTAACAGCTGGCAATATGGCTTTTGTAGAAACGAATAATCTATTGGTGCAAACTGCGGGCACGGTAAAAGCTGAAACGGAGGAAATTGTGGGTGAAATTGCAGCTCAAAACCAAACGATTGAAAGTCTAGAAAATTTAAGTGCACAACTGCAACAGTTGACAGTTGCTTTACAAACTCAAGTTAGCTCTTTTCAATTAGAAAAATAG
- the cobI gene encoding precorrin-2 C(20)-methyltransferase, with protein MTGMFYGIGVGPGDPDLLTVKAVKVMQKADVLIAPRSEKTVDSTALAIAKPHLKADVEIIDMVFPMVFEGDVLDEAWEDNRRIIGSLLEQGKNVVFLTLGDPMFFSTYIYVFHALKEAGFPIETVPGIPAFLGIASYVGFPVVEGEEVLSVVPATASEDKIDKIMETSSNLVIMKCSRNYEQLVAKLEQHGFLEHSIMVTKCGRPDEQIVRDLKSVSASEVNYLSTILARKNKINKI; from the coding sequence ATGACAGGTATGTTTTATGGAATTGGTGTAGGGCCAGGAGACCCAGATTTATTGACGGTAAAAGCAGTAAAAGTAATGCAAAAAGCAGATGTTTTAATTGCACCACGCAGTGAAAAAACCGTAGATAGTACGGCCTTAGCAATTGCAAAACCACATTTAAAAGCGGATGTGGAAATAATAGATATGGTTTTCCCGATGGTTTTTGAAGGTGATGTCTTAGACGAGGCCTGGGAAGATAACCGTCGGATTATTGGTTCTTTATTAGAACAAGGCAAAAATGTTGTGTTTTTAACTTTAGGCGACCCAATGTTTTTCAGCACTTATATATATGTATTTCATGCTCTTAAAGAAGCTGGGTTCCCAATTGAAACAGTACCTGGCATTCCAGCTTTCTTGGGTATTGCTAGTTATGTAGGTTTTCCGGTAGTAGAAGGCGAGGAAGTATTGAGCGTAGTTCCCGCGACTGCAAGTGAAGATAAAATTGATAAAATTATGGAAACTTCTAGTAATTTGGTAATTATGAAGTGTTCACGTAATTATGAACAATTAGTGGCGAAGCTAGAGCAACATGGCTTTTTGGAGCACTCGATTATGGTTACTAAGTGTGGCCGTCCTGATGAGCAAATTGTACGCGATTTAAAATCCGTAAGTGCGTCAGAGGTTAATTATTTGTCTACCATTTTAGCGCGTAAAAATAAAATAAATAAGATATAA